The Salvelinus sp. IW2-2015 linkage group LG6.2, ASM291031v2, whole genome shotgun sequence genome window below encodes:
- the LOC111965446 gene encoding LOW QUALITY PROTEIN: protocadherin beta-16-like (The sequence of the model RefSeq protein was modified relative to this genomic sequence to represent the inferred CDS: inserted 10 bases in 6 codons; deleted 1 base in 1 codon), translating into MGDWCSTGRRGGWQVLFFILCLCALDSVTGQARYTIPEEQAEGSIVGNIGRDLGLEVKRLVSGKARIITRGTRQYVDLNRDKGILVVKERIDREELCAQTTPCSFSFELIIENPIQLYRVTVEVRDINDNTPSFPKDEIRLEISESAVSATRFSLESAVDPDVGVNGIQNYHLKPTDHFQLEVHSLSNGGKYIEMILQHPLDREKQETLSLVLIATDGGEPQRSGTVRIHITVLDANDNAPVCGQPVYKADVKESSPKGTLITTVSANDADKGINGEVTFAMAHVSKEAKELFELNVTTGEIKLVAKVDFEKTNNYQLNVQAKDHWGLADTCKVVIQITDENDNVPTIQLMSFSNSIPEDSPPGTTVAVINVEDADSDGNGIVLCSINADIPFKIESSLTDYYTIVTESPLDRETVSEYNVTINVSDEGSPPLSSSKNITVKVSDVNDNPPKFVQPEYSKSIQENNSPGJSIFAVRASDADWGQNARVSYFLDDKQVNGLAVSSFVSVNSENGAIQAARSFDYDQIKSFDFNVTARDGGSPPLSFSVAVRILVQDQNDNAPQVLYPVQTSSSLVAEMVPRSADXGYLVTKVVAVDVDSGQNAWLSYKLQKATDRALFEVGYRMGXIRTIRQVNDKDAVKQRLTVXVEDNGQPSRSATVNVNVAVADSFPEVLSEFTDFTHDKEYNDNLTFXLSLALAVVSFLFITCLVVIISVKNNRWRQSRXLYHSNLPVIPYYPPRYADTLGTGTLQHVYNYEVCRTTDSRKSDCQFARPCSQNVLIMDPXFTGTMQRMQSEKHILDEPASPLEG; encoded by the exons ATGGGTGATTGGTGTTCGACAGGCCGCAGAGGCGGATGGCAAGTACTGTTTTTCATTCTTTGTCTATGCGCCCTAGATTCCGTGACTGGGCAGGCACGGTATACCATACCCGAGGAGCAAGCAGAGGGGTCGATCGTTGGAAACATTGGTAGAGATTTGGGTTTGGAGGTGAAGAGACTAGTGTCCGGTAAAGCTCGTATTATAACCAGAGGAACTCGACAGTATGTAGATCTGAACCGAGACAAAGGGATTCTCGTTGTTAAAGAGCGAATCGACCGAGAGGAGCTATGCGCACAGACTACCCCGTGTAGCTTCAGCTTTGAGCTTATTATAGAAAACCCCATTCAGTTATATCGGGTTACAGTCGAGGTTCGCGACATTAACGATAATACACCATCATTTCCAAAGGAYGAAATCAGRTTGGAAATCAGTGAATCTGCGGTGTCAGCTACGCGCTTTTCTCTGGAGAGCGCCGTCGACCCAGACGTCGGTGTCAACGGTATACAAAATTACCATCTCAAACCGACAGATCATTTCCAATTAGAGGTACACAGCCTATCCAACGGCGGTAAATACATCGAGATGATTTTACAACACCCACTcgacagagagaagcaggagacCCTCTCGTTGGTGCTTATAGCTACAGACGGAGGCGAGCCTCAGAGGTCTGGCACTGTCCGCATCCATATTACAGTGCTGGATGCTAACGACAATGCACCCGTGTGTGGCCAACCCGTTTATAAAGCAGACGTTAAAGAGAGCTCTCCAAAGGGGACTTTGATAACCACCGTCAGTGCAAATGATGCAGATAAAGGAATAAACGGAGAAGTAACTTTTGCTATGGCTCATGTCTCCAAAGAAGCTAAAGAACTGTTTGAGCTGAACGTTACCACTGGAGAAATTAAATTGGTTGCGAAAGTAGATTTTGAAAAGACAAACAATTATCAATTAAATGTACAGGCAAAAGACCACTGGGGTCTTGCCGATACTTGTAAAGTAGTTATACAAATTACTGATGAAAACGACAATGTCCCCACAATACAACTCATGTCATTTTCTAATTCGATTCCCGAGGACTCCCCCCCTGGTACCACTGTAGCTGTTATTAACGTAGAGGATGCAGACTCGGACGGTAACGGTATCGTTCTGTGCTCTATTAATGcggatattccattcaaaatagAGTCGTCGTTAACTGATTATTACACAATAGTCACCGAAAGTCCTTTGGATAGAGAAACGGTGTCTGAGTATAACGTCACTATTAACGTTTCAGATGAAGGCTCTCCGCCTCTCTCTAGCAGTAAGAACATAACAGTTAAAGTATCAGATGTCAATGACAACCCACCCAAGTTTGTTCAACCTGAATATAGTAAATCTATTCAGGAAAACAACTCGCCAGGGMTTTCGATATTCGCAGTGAGGGCAAGTGATGCTGATTGGGGCCAAAATGCTCGTGTCTCCTACTTTCTTGATGATAAACAGGTTAACGGGTTGGCTGTGTCCTCTTTCGTCTCGGTAAACTCAGAAAATGGCGCCATCCARGCTGCTAGGTCKTTCGATTACGAYCAAATCAAGTCGTTTGACTTCAACGTCACTGCACGTGATGGGGGGTCTCCACCTCTCAGTTTCAGT GTGGCTGTTAGAATTTTGGTCCAGGACCAGAACGACAACGCGCCTCAGGTTCTGTACCCAGTCCAGACTAGCAGCTCTCTGGTGGCTGAAATGGTGCCTCGTTCAGCAGA GGGCTATCTTGTAACTAAAGTGGTGGCTGTTGATGTGGACTCTGGACAGAATGCCTGGCTCTCGTATAAACTGCAGAAAGCAACAGACAGGGCTCTCTTTGAAGTGGGTTACAGAATGGG AATAAGAACTATACGCCAAGTCAACGATAAAGATGCTGTGAAACAAAGGCTCACTG TAGTGGAAGACAACGGGCAGCCCTCTCGTTCAGCTACAGTCAATGTTAACGTGGCGGTGGCGGACAGCTTCCCTGAAGTGCTCTCGGAGTTCACTGACTTTACGCACGACAAGGAGTACAATGACAACCTGACTTT ACTTAGCTTGGCTTTGGCTGTAGTCTCATTTCTCTTCATCACGTGTTTAGTGGTTATTAtatcagtgaaaaataacagATGGAGACAGTCTCG CCTCTATCATTCCAATCTCCCGGTTATTCCGTATTATCCACCGCGTTACGCAGACACTTTGGGGACAGGAACTCTACAGCACGTGTACAATTACGAGGTGTGCAGGACGACTGACTCCAGAAAGAGTGACTGTCAGTTCGCCAGACCCTGTAGTCAGAACGTACTGATAATGGACC AGTTTACAGGGACGATGCAGCGGATGCAGAGTGAAAAGCACATCCTGGATGAACCAGCCTCTCCACTAGAG GGGTAA